One genomic window of Physeter macrocephalus isolate SW-GA unplaced genomic scaffold, ASM283717v5 random_1, whole genome shotgun sequence includes the following:
- the KAT5 gene encoding histone acetyltransferase KAT5 isoform X2: MAEVGEIIEGCRLPVLRRNQDNEDEWPLAEILSVKDISGRKLFYVHYIDFNKRLDEWVTHERLDLKKIQFPKKEAKTPTKNGLPGSRPGSPEREVRKTLDLSLQPASAQASGKTLPIPVQITLRFNLPKEREAIPGGEPDQPLSSSSCLQPNHRSTKRKVEVVSPATPVPSETAPASVFPQNGSARRAVAAQPGRKRKSNCLGTDEDSQDSSDGIPSAPRMTGSLVSDRSHDDIVTRMKNIECIELGRHRLKPWYFSPYPQELTTLPVLYLCEFCLKYGRSLKCLQRHLTKCDLRHPPGNEIYRKGTISFFEIDGRKNKSYSQNLCLLAKCFLDHKTLYYDTDPFLFYVMTEYDCKGFHIVGYFSKEKESTEDYNVACILTLPPYQRRGYGKLLIEFSYELSKVEGKTGTPEKPLSDLGLLSYRSYWSQTILEILMGLKSESGERPQITINEISEITSIKKEDVISTLQYLNLINYYKGQYILTLSEDIVDGHERAMLKRLLRIDSKCLHFTPKDWSKRGKW; encoded by the exons atggcGGAGGTG GGGGAGATAATCGAGGGCTGCCGCCTGCCCGTCCTGCGGCGGAACCAAGACAACGAAGATGAGTGGC CCCTGGCTGAGATACTGAGCGTGAAGGACATCAGTGGCCGGAAGCTTTTCTACGTCCATTACATTGACT TCAACAAACGCCTGGATGAATGGGTGACCCACGAGCGGCTGGACCTAAAGAAGATCCAGTTCCCCAAGAAAGAGGCCAAGACCCCCACCAAGAACGGACTTCCTGGGTCCCGCCCCGGCTCTCCAGAGAGAGAGGTG AGGAAGACCCTGGACCTATCTCTACAGCCGGCCTCCGCCCAGGCCAGCGGGAAGACCTTGCCAATCCCGGTCCAGATCACACTCCGCTTCAACCTGCCCAAGGAGCGGGAGGCCATTCCCGGTGGCGAGCCCGACCAGCCgctctcctccagctcctgcctgCAGCCCAACCACCGCTCAACG AAACGGAAGGTGGAGGTGGTTTCACCAGCGACCCCAGTGCCCAGCGAGACAGCCCCAGCCTCAGTTTTTCCCCAG aatggatcAGCCCGTAGGGCAGTGGCAGCTCAGCCAGGACGGAAACGAAAATCGAATTGCTTGGGCACTGATGAG GACTCGCAGGACAGCTCAGATGGAATACCGTCAGCTCCTCGCATGACTGGGAGCCTGGTGTCTGACCGGAGCCACGACGACATCGTCACCCGGATGAAGAACATCGAGTGCATCGAGCTGGGCCGGCACCGCCTCAAGCCCTGGTACTTCTCCCCATACCCGCAGGAGCTCACCACTCTGCCCGTCCTCTACCTCTGCGAGTTCTGCCTCAAGTACGGCCGAAGCCTCAAGTGTCTGCAGCGTCACTTG aCCAAGTGTGACCTGCGACATCCTCCAGGCAACGAGATTTACCGAAAGGGCACCATCTCCTTCTTTGAGATCGATGGACGTAAGAACAAG AGTTACTCCCAGAACCTGTGTCTTCTGGCTAAGTGTTTCCTCGACCACAAGACACTGTACTATGACACAGACCCTTTCCTCTTCTACGTCATGACGGAGTATGACTGCAAGGGCTTCCACATCGTGGGCTACTTCTCCAAG GAAAAGGAATCCACAGAAGACTACAACGTGGCCTGCATCCTGACCCTGCCTCCCTACCAGCGCCGGGGCTACGGCAAGCTGCTGATCGAGTTCA GCTATGAACTCTCCAAAGTGGAAGGGAAAACGGGGACCCCTGAGAAGCCCCTCTCGGATCTCGGCCTCCTATCCTACCGAAGCTACTGGTCCCAGACCATTCTGGAGATCCTGATGGGGCTGAAGTCAGAGAGCGGGGAGAGGCCGCAGATCACCATCAA TGAGATCAGTGAAATTACCAGCATCAAGAAAGAGGATGTCATCTCCACTCTACAGTACCTCAACCTCATCAACTACTACAAG GGCCAGTATATCCTCACACTGTCGGAGGACATCGTGGATGGGCACGAACGGGCTATGCTCAAGCGGCTTCTTCGGATCGACTCCAAGTGTCTGCACTTCACTCCCAAGGACTGGAGCAAGAGGGGAAAATGGTGA
- the KAT5 gene encoding histone acetyltransferase KAT5 isoform X3: MAEVGEIIEGCRLPVLRRNQDNEDEWPLAEILSVKDISGRKLFYVHYIDFNKRLDEWVTHERLDLKKIQFPKKEAKTPTKNGLPGSRPGSPEREVPASAQASGKTLPIPVQITLRFNLPKEREAIPGGEPDQPLSSSSCLQPNHRSTKRKVEVVSPATPVPSETAPASVFPQNGSARRAVAAQPGRKRKSNCLGTDEDSQDSSDGIPSAPRMTGSLVSDRSHDDIVTRMKNIECIELGRHRLKPWYFSPYPQELTTLPVLYLCEFCLKYGRSLKCLQRHLTKCDLRHPPGNEIYRKGTISFFEIDGRKNKSYSQNLCLLAKCFLDHKTLYYDTDPFLFYVMTEYDCKGFHIVGYFSKEKESTEDYNVACILTLPPYQRRGYGKLLIEFSYELSKVEGKTGTPEKPLSDLGLLSYRSYWSQTILEILMGLKSESGERPQITINEISEITSIKKEDVISTLQYLNLINYYKGQYILTLSEDIVDGHERAMLKRLLRIDSKCLHFTPKDWSKRGKW; this comes from the exons atggcGGAGGTG GGGGAGATAATCGAGGGCTGCCGCCTGCCCGTCCTGCGGCGGAACCAAGACAACGAAGATGAGTGGC CCCTGGCTGAGATACTGAGCGTGAAGGACATCAGTGGCCGGAAGCTTTTCTACGTCCATTACATTGACT TCAACAAACGCCTGGATGAATGGGTGACCCACGAGCGGCTGGACCTAAAGAAGATCCAGTTCCCCAAGAAAGAGGCCAAGACCCCCACCAAGAACGGACTTCCTGGGTCCCGCCCCGGCTCTCCAGAGAGAGAGGTG CCGGCCTCCGCCCAGGCCAGCGGGAAGACCTTGCCAATCCCGGTCCAGATCACACTCCGCTTCAACCTGCCCAAGGAGCGGGAGGCCATTCCCGGTGGCGAGCCCGACCAGCCgctctcctccagctcctgcctgCAGCCCAACCACCGCTCAACG AAACGGAAGGTGGAGGTGGTTTCACCAGCGACCCCAGTGCCCAGCGAGACAGCCCCAGCCTCAGTTTTTCCCCAG aatggatcAGCCCGTAGGGCAGTGGCAGCTCAGCCAGGACGGAAACGAAAATCGAATTGCTTGGGCACTGATGAG GACTCGCAGGACAGCTCAGATGGAATACCGTCAGCTCCTCGCATGACTGGGAGCCTGGTGTCTGACCGGAGCCACGACGACATCGTCACCCGGATGAAGAACATCGAGTGCATCGAGCTGGGCCGGCACCGCCTCAAGCCCTGGTACTTCTCCCCATACCCGCAGGAGCTCACCACTCTGCCCGTCCTCTACCTCTGCGAGTTCTGCCTCAAGTACGGCCGAAGCCTCAAGTGTCTGCAGCGTCACTTG aCCAAGTGTGACCTGCGACATCCTCCAGGCAACGAGATTTACCGAAAGGGCACCATCTCCTTCTTTGAGATCGATGGACGTAAGAACAAG AGTTACTCCCAGAACCTGTGTCTTCTGGCTAAGTGTTTCCTCGACCACAAGACACTGTACTATGACACAGACCCTTTCCTCTTCTACGTCATGACGGAGTATGACTGCAAGGGCTTCCACATCGTGGGCTACTTCTCCAAG GAAAAGGAATCCACAGAAGACTACAACGTGGCCTGCATCCTGACCCTGCCTCCCTACCAGCGCCGGGGCTACGGCAAGCTGCTGATCGAGTTCA GCTATGAACTCTCCAAAGTGGAAGGGAAAACGGGGACCCCTGAGAAGCCCCTCTCGGATCTCGGCCTCCTATCCTACCGAAGCTACTGGTCCCAGACCATTCTGGAGATCCTGATGGGGCTGAAGTCAGAGAGCGGGGAGAGGCCGCAGATCACCATCAA TGAGATCAGTGAAATTACCAGCATCAAGAAAGAGGATGTCATCTCCACTCTACAGTACCTCAACCTCATCAACTACTACAAG GGCCAGTATATCCTCACACTGTCGGAGGACATCGTGGATGGGCACGAACGGGCTATGCTCAAGCGGCTTCTTCGGATCGACTCCAAGTGTCTGCACTTCACTCCCAAGGACTGGAGCAAGAGGGGAAAATGGTGA
- the KAT5 gene encoding histone acetyltransferase KAT5 isoform X5, with amino-acid sequence MAEVGEIIEGCRLPVLRRNQDNEDEWPLAEILSVKDISGRKLFYVHYIDFNKRLDEWVTHERLDLKKIQFPKKEAKTPTKNGLPGSRPGSPEREVKRKVEVVSPATPVPSETAPASVFPQNGSARRAVAAQPGRKRKSNCLGTDEDSQDSSDGIPSAPRMTGSLVSDRSHDDIVTRMKNIECIELGRHRLKPWYFSPYPQELTTLPVLYLCEFCLKYGRSLKCLQRHLTKCDLRHPPGNEIYRKGTISFFEIDGRKNKSYSQNLCLLAKCFLDHKTLYYDTDPFLFYVMTEYDCKGFHIVGYFSKEKESTEDYNVACILTLPPYQRRGYGKLLIEFSYELSKVEGKTGTPEKPLSDLGLLSYRSYWSQTILEILMGLKSESGERPQITINEISEITSIKKEDVISTLQYLNLINYYKGQYILTLSEDIVDGHERAMLKRLLRIDSKCLHFTPKDWSKRGKW; translated from the exons atggcGGAGGTG GGGGAGATAATCGAGGGCTGCCGCCTGCCCGTCCTGCGGCGGAACCAAGACAACGAAGATGAGTGGC CCCTGGCTGAGATACTGAGCGTGAAGGACATCAGTGGCCGGAAGCTTTTCTACGTCCATTACATTGACT TCAACAAACGCCTGGATGAATGGGTGACCCACGAGCGGCTGGACCTAAAGAAGATCCAGTTCCCCAAGAAAGAGGCCAAGACCCCCACCAAGAACGGACTTCCTGGGTCCCGCCCCGGCTCTCCAGAGAGAGAGGTG AAACGGAAGGTGGAGGTGGTTTCACCAGCGACCCCAGTGCCCAGCGAGACAGCCCCAGCCTCAGTTTTTCCCCAG aatggatcAGCCCGTAGGGCAGTGGCAGCTCAGCCAGGACGGAAACGAAAATCGAATTGCTTGGGCACTGATGAG GACTCGCAGGACAGCTCAGATGGAATACCGTCAGCTCCTCGCATGACTGGGAGCCTGGTGTCTGACCGGAGCCACGACGACATCGTCACCCGGATGAAGAACATCGAGTGCATCGAGCTGGGCCGGCACCGCCTCAAGCCCTGGTACTTCTCCCCATACCCGCAGGAGCTCACCACTCTGCCCGTCCTCTACCTCTGCGAGTTCTGCCTCAAGTACGGCCGAAGCCTCAAGTGTCTGCAGCGTCACTTG aCCAAGTGTGACCTGCGACATCCTCCAGGCAACGAGATTTACCGAAAGGGCACCATCTCCTTCTTTGAGATCGATGGACGTAAGAACAAG AGTTACTCCCAGAACCTGTGTCTTCTGGCTAAGTGTTTCCTCGACCACAAGACACTGTACTATGACACAGACCCTTTCCTCTTCTACGTCATGACGGAGTATGACTGCAAGGGCTTCCACATCGTGGGCTACTTCTCCAAG GAAAAGGAATCCACAGAAGACTACAACGTGGCCTGCATCCTGACCCTGCCTCCCTACCAGCGCCGGGGCTACGGCAAGCTGCTGATCGAGTTCA GCTATGAACTCTCCAAAGTGGAAGGGAAAACGGGGACCCCTGAGAAGCCCCTCTCGGATCTCGGCCTCCTATCCTACCGAAGCTACTGGTCCCAGACCATTCTGGAGATCCTGATGGGGCTGAAGTCAGAGAGCGGGGAGAGGCCGCAGATCACCATCAA TGAGATCAGTGAAATTACCAGCATCAAGAAAGAGGATGTCATCTCCACTCTACAGTACCTCAACCTCATCAACTACTACAAG GGCCAGTATATCCTCACACTGTCGGAGGACATCGTGGATGGGCACGAACGGGCTATGCTCAAGCGGCTTCTTCGGATCGACTCCAAGTGTCTGCACTTCACTCCCAAGGACTGGAGCAAGAGGGGAAAATGGTGA
- the KAT5 gene encoding histone acetyltransferase KAT5 isoform X1 codes for MAEVVSPVPGAGRREPGEVGRARGPPVADPGAALSPQGEIIEGCRLPVLRRNQDNEDEWPLAEILSVKDISGRKLFYVHYIDFNKRLDEWVTHERLDLKKIQFPKKEAKTPTKNGLPGSRPGSPEREVPASAQASGKTLPIPVQITLRFNLPKEREAIPGGEPDQPLSSSSCLQPNHRSTKRKVEVVSPATPVPSETAPASVFPQNGSARRAVAAQPGRKRKSNCLGTDEDSQDSSDGIPSAPRMTGSLVSDRSHDDIVTRMKNIECIELGRHRLKPWYFSPYPQELTTLPVLYLCEFCLKYGRSLKCLQRHLTKCDLRHPPGNEIYRKGTISFFEIDGRKNKSYSQNLCLLAKCFLDHKTLYYDTDPFLFYVMTEYDCKGFHIVGYFSKEKESTEDYNVACILTLPPYQRRGYGKLLIEFSYELSKVEGKTGTPEKPLSDLGLLSYRSYWSQTILEILMGLKSESGERPQITINEISEITSIKKEDVISTLQYLNLINYYKGQYILTLSEDIVDGHERAMLKRLLRIDSKCLHFTPKDWSKRGKW; via the exons atggcGGAGGTGGTGAGTCCGGTgcccggggcggggcggagggagCCAGGGGAGGTGGGTAGAGCCCGAGGCCCCCCAGTAGCCGACCCTGGCGCCGCGCTGTCTCCCCAGGGGGAGATAATCGAGGGCTGCCGCCTGCCCGTCCTGCGGCGGAACCAAGACAACGAAGATGAGTGGC CCCTGGCTGAGATACTGAGCGTGAAGGACATCAGTGGCCGGAAGCTTTTCTACGTCCATTACATTGACT TCAACAAACGCCTGGATGAATGGGTGACCCACGAGCGGCTGGACCTAAAGAAGATCCAGTTCCCCAAGAAAGAGGCCAAGACCCCCACCAAGAACGGACTTCCTGGGTCCCGCCCCGGCTCTCCAGAGAGAGAGGTG CCGGCCTCCGCCCAGGCCAGCGGGAAGACCTTGCCAATCCCGGTCCAGATCACACTCCGCTTCAACCTGCCCAAGGAGCGGGAGGCCATTCCCGGTGGCGAGCCCGACCAGCCgctctcctccagctcctgcctgCAGCCCAACCACCGCTCAACG AAACGGAAGGTGGAGGTGGTTTCACCAGCGACCCCAGTGCCCAGCGAGACAGCCCCAGCCTCAGTTTTTCCCCAG aatggatcAGCCCGTAGGGCAGTGGCAGCTCAGCCAGGACGGAAACGAAAATCGAATTGCTTGGGCACTGATGAG GACTCGCAGGACAGCTCAGATGGAATACCGTCAGCTCCTCGCATGACTGGGAGCCTGGTGTCTGACCGGAGCCACGACGACATCGTCACCCGGATGAAGAACATCGAGTGCATCGAGCTGGGCCGGCACCGCCTCAAGCCCTGGTACTTCTCCCCATACCCGCAGGAGCTCACCACTCTGCCCGTCCTCTACCTCTGCGAGTTCTGCCTCAAGTACGGCCGAAGCCTCAAGTGTCTGCAGCGTCACTTG aCCAAGTGTGACCTGCGACATCCTCCAGGCAACGAGATTTACCGAAAGGGCACCATCTCCTTCTTTGAGATCGATGGACGTAAGAACAAG AGTTACTCCCAGAACCTGTGTCTTCTGGCTAAGTGTTTCCTCGACCACAAGACACTGTACTATGACACAGACCCTTTCCTCTTCTACGTCATGACGGAGTATGACTGCAAGGGCTTCCACATCGTGGGCTACTTCTCCAAG GAAAAGGAATCCACAGAAGACTACAACGTGGCCTGCATCCTGACCCTGCCTCCCTACCAGCGCCGGGGCTACGGCAAGCTGCTGATCGAGTTCA GCTATGAACTCTCCAAAGTGGAAGGGAAAACGGGGACCCCTGAGAAGCCCCTCTCGGATCTCGGCCTCCTATCCTACCGAAGCTACTGGTCCCAGACCATTCTGGAGATCCTGATGGGGCTGAAGTCAGAGAGCGGGGAGAGGCCGCAGATCACCATCAA TGAGATCAGTGAAATTACCAGCATCAAGAAAGAGGATGTCATCTCCACTCTACAGTACCTCAACCTCATCAACTACTACAAG GGCCAGTATATCCTCACACTGTCGGAGGACATCGTGGATGGGCACGAACGGGCTATGCTCAAGCGGCTTCTTCGGATCGACTCCAAGTGTCTGCACTTCACTCCCAAGGACTGGAGCAAGAGGGGAAAATGGTGA
- the KAT5 gene encoding histone acetyltransferase KAT5 isoform X4 produces MAEVVSPVPGAGRREPGEVGRARGPPVADPGAALSPQGEIIEGCRLPVLRRNQDNEDEWPLAEILSVKDISGRKLFYVHYIDFNKRLDEWVTHERLDLKKIQFPKKEAKTPTKNGLPGSRPGSPEREVKRKVEVVSPATPVPSETAPASVFPQNGSARRAVAAQPGRKRKSNCLGTDEDSQDSSDGIPSAPRMTGSLVSDRSHDDIVTRMKNIECIELGRHRLKPWYFSPYPQELTTLPVLYLCEFCLKYGRSLKCLQRHLTKCDLRHPPGNEIYRKGTISFFEIDGRKNKSYSQNLCLLAKCFLDHKTLYYDTDPFLFYVMTEYDCKGFHIVGYFSKEKESTEDYNVACILTLPPYQRRGYGKLLIEFSYELSKVEGKTGTPEKPLSDLGLLSYRSYWSQTILEILMGLKSESGERPQITINEISEITSIKKEDVISTLQYLNLINYYKGQYILTLSEDIVDGHERAMLKRLLRIDSKCLHFTPKDWSKRGKW; encoded by the exons atggcGGAGGTGGTGAGTCCGGTgcccggggcggggcggagggagCCAGGGGAGGTGGGTAGAGCCCGAGGCCCCCCAGTAGCCGACCCTGGCGCCGCGCTGTCTCCCCAGGGGGAGATAATCGAGGGCTGCCGCCTGCCCGTCCTGCGGCGGAACCAAGACAACGAAGATGAGTGGC CCCTGGCTGAGATACTGAGCGTGAAGGACATCAGTGGCCGGAAGCTTTTCTACGTCCATTACATTGACT TCAACAAACGCCTGGATGAATGGGTGACCCACGAGCGGCTGGACCTAAAGAAGATCCAGTTCCCCAAGAAAGAGGCCAAGACCCCCACCAAGAACGGACTTCCTGGGTCCCGCCCCGGCTCTCCAGAGAGAGAGGTG AAACGGAAGGTGGAGGTGGTTTCACCAGCGACCCCAGTGCCCAGCGAGACAGCCCCAGCCTCAGTTTTTCCCCAG aatggatcAGCCCGTAGGGCAGTGGCAGCTCAGCCAGGACGGAAACGAAAATCGAATTGCTTGGGCACTGATGAG GACTCGCAGGACAGCTCAGATGGAATACCGTCAGCTCCTCGCATGACTGGGAGCCTGGTGTCTGACCGGAGCCACGACGACATCGTCACCCGGATGAAGAACATCGAGTGCATCGAGCTGGGCCGGCACCGCCTCAAGCCCTGGTACTTCTCCCCATACCCGCAGGAGCTCACCACTCTGCCCGTCCTCTACCTCTGCGAGTTCTGCCTCAAGTACGGCCGAAGCCTCAAGTGTCTGCAGCGTCACTTG aCCAAGTGTGACCTGCGACATCCTCCAGGCAACGAGATTTACCGAAAGGGCACCATCTCCTTCTTTGAGATCGATGGACGTAAGAACAAG AGTTACTCCCAGAACCTGTGTCTTCTGGCTAAGTGTTTCCTCGACCACAAGACACTGTACTATGACACAGACCCTTTCCTCTTCTACGTCATGACGGAGTATGACTGCAAGGGCTTCCACATCGTGGGCTACTTCTCCAAG GAAAAGGAATCCACAGAAGACTACAACGTGGCCTGCATCCTGACCCTGCCTCCCTACCAGCGCCGGGGCTACGGCAAGCTGCTGATCGAGTTCA GCTATGAACTCTCCAAAGTGGAAGGGAAAACGGGGACCCCTGAGAAGCCCCTCTCGGATCTCGGCCTCCTATCCTACCGAAGCTACTGGTCCCAGACCATTCTGGAGATCCTGATGGGGCTGAAGTCAGAGAGCGGGGAGAGGCCGCAGATCACCATCAA TGAGATCAGTGAAATTACCAGCATCAAGAAAGAGGATGTCATCTCCACTCTACAGTACCTCAACCTCATCAACTACTACAAG GGCCAGTATATCCTCACACTGTCGGAGGACATCGTGGATGGGCACGAACGGGCTATGCTCAAGCGGCTTCTTCGGATCGACTCCAAGTGTCTGCACTTCACTCCCAAGGACTGGAGCAAGAGGGGAAAATGGTGA
- the RNASEH2C gene encoding ribonuclease H2 subunit C encodes MESSDGEAVDKRRVHLRPVTLRDPAPVLLHLLPCEVLVNRPAPVGLFFTPAIRQGPDGLEVSFRGRSLRGEEVVVPPGLVGYVMIEEKGEVLLGKQDFSEGMADDEQEERELVEPPEALERDFDRFIGATASFSSFTLWGLETIPGPDAKVRGALTWPSLAAAIHAQVPED; translated from the exons ATGGAAAGCAGCGACGGGGAAGCCGTCGACAAGCGCCGCGTGCACCTGCGCCCTGTTACGCTGCGCGATCCCGCCCCCGTCTTGCTGCACCTTCTGCCCTGCGAGGTTTTGGTTAACCGACCCGCCCCCGTGGGGCTCTTCTTCACCCCGGCCATCCGCCAGGGTCCCGACG GACTGGAAGTGTCGTTCCGGGGCCGCAGTCTACGCGGCGAGGAGGTGGTGGTGCCGCCCGGCCTCGTGGGATATGTGATgatagaagagaagggagaggtgCTGCTGGGGAAGCAGGACTTCTCGGAGGGCATGGCGGATGACGAGCAAGAGGAGCGGGAACTGGTGGAGCCCCCGGAGGCGCTGGAGCGCGACTTC GACCGCTTTATCGGAGCCACAGCCAGTTTCAGCAGCTTCACCCTGTGGGGCCTGGAGACTATCCCCGGTCCCGATGCCAAAGTGCGTGGGGCCCTAACCTGGCCCAGCCTCGCTGCAGCG ATTCACGCACAGGTACCCGAGGACTGA